In Rattus norvegicus strain BN/NHsdMcwi chromosome 1, GRCr8, whole genome shotgun sequence, a genomic segment contains:
- the Pidd1 gene encoding p53-induced death domain-containing protein 1 isoform X4, protein MAAVLEGPKPEETAAAAEDAARPTVEAVASRPGVPILLAGNQLNLDLRPGGCRRLQYLCSQQHTQLLQVEFLRLSTHEDPRLLDDTLAKVPWSLLRLRSLVLKGGQSRGALGACLHGTLTTLPASMRDLACLAHLDLSFNRLETLPTCVLELHSLDALLLSHNCLSELPEALGALPTLTFLTVTHNLLERLPPTLGSLSTLQRLDLSENLLDTIPSEIGDLSSLRELNLASNRLQHLPASLAGLRSLRLLVLHSNLLTSVPPGLAHLPLITRLDLRDNQLRDLPAELLDAPFVRLQGNPLGEASPAPPSPPDISQVPEMPRLFLTSDLDSFLVTPHGCSVTLACGVRLQFPAGATTTPITIHYRLWLPEPGLVSLGPHDFLLSGVLELQPHGVAFQQNVSLWLLFVPPRVRVRRCREVVVRTRSDNIWNDLETHLEEEAPKRRWARCQVPHFSWFLVVLRPVSNTCLLPPEGALLCSSGHPGVKVTFPPGVTEEPRQVSMQVVHMAGLELRALLEESEAAVSPLLCLSQSGPPSFLQPVTVQLPLPPGVTGFSLDRSHLHLLYRTPLTSTWDDISTQVALEFTHLYARFQVTHFSWSVSPGFRRTPLPFLCMTTPQL, encoded by the exons ATGGCTGCAGTGTTGGAGGGGCCGAAGCCAGAGGAAACTGCAGCTGCTGCAGAGGATGCTGCAAGACCCACAGTGGAGGCTGTGGCTTCCAGGCCCGGAGTACCTATTCTCCTGGCTGGGAACCAGTTGAATCTGGACCTACGCCCTGGGGGCTGCCGTCGGCTGCAGTACCTGTGTTCCCAGCAGCACACACAGCTGCTGCAAGTGGAGTTTTTGCGGCTCAGCACCCACGAGGACCCTCGACTGCTAGATGACACCCTAGCCAAGGTTCCGTGGAGTCTACTGCGCCTTCGCTCCCTGGTCCTCAAAG GTGGCCAGAGTCGGGGTGCCCTGGGTGCTTGCCTCCATGGTACCCTAACCACTCTGCCTGCTAGCATGAGAGACTTAGCCTGCCTGGCCCACCTAGACCTGAGCTTCAACAGGCTGGAGACACTGCCGACCTGTGTCCTGGAACTGCACAGCTTGGATGCCTTGCTGCTTTCTCACAACTGTCTCTCAGAGCTGCCAGAGGCCCTGGGGGCACTGCCTACCCTCACCTTCCTCACTGTGACACACAACCTCCTGGAAAGACTACCCCCAACACTGGGGTCCCTGTCCACCCTTCAGCGTCTTGATCTCTCCGAGAACCTTCTAGACACCATCCCGTCTGAGATTGGAGACCTGAGCAGCCTCAGGGAGCTCAATCTGGCCTCCAACCGGCTGCAGCATCTCCCAGCTTCCCTTG CGGGGCTGCGGTCCCTGCGGCTCCTTGTTCTGCACAGCAACCTCTTGACCTCGGTGCCCCCTGGCTTGGCCCACCTGCCACTGATCACTCGGCTTGACCTGAGGGACAACCAgctcagagacctacctgccgAGCTACTAGACGCTCCCTTTGTGCGCCTGCAGGGGAACCCTCTGGGCGAGGCCTCTCCTGCACCCCCAAGTCCCCCAG ACATTTCCCAGGTTCCAGAAATGCCCAGGCTATTCCTGACCTCAGACTTGGACAG CTTCCTTGTGACTCCCCATGGCTGTTCTGTGACCCTGGCCTGTGGTGTCCGCCTACAGTTCCCAGCAGGAGCCACCACCACACCTATCACCATCCACTATCGACTGTGGTTGCCTGAGCCAGGCCTAGTCTCTCTGGGACCTCATGACTTCCTGCTTAGTGGTGTCCTGGAGCTGCAGCCTCATGGGGTGGCTTTCCAGCAG AATGTGAGCTTATGGCTGCTCTTTGTCCCCCCACGAGTCCGAGTCCGTCGTTGCCGTGAGGTAGTTGTGAGAACACGGAGTGACAACATCTGGAATGACCTAGAGACCCACCTGGAGGAAGAGGCCCCCAAG AGGCGTTGGGCTCGCTGCCAGGTGCCCCACTTCTCCTGGTTCCTGGTCGTTTTACGCCCAGTATCCAACACCTGCCTATTACCACCAGAGGGAGCACTTCTGTGCTCCTCAGGTCATCCTGGGGTCAAAGTCACTTTTCCCCCTGGGGTCACAGAAGAGCCCCGGCAAGTCTCCATGCAG GTAGTGCATATGGCTGGACTAGAGCTGAGAGCCCTTCTGGAAGAGTCAGAGGCGGCAGTGAGCCCCTTGCTGTGCCTTTCCCAGAGCGGACCCCCCAGCTTCCTACAACCTGTCACTGTGCAGTTGCCCTTGCCCCCCGGTGTTACAG GCTTCAGTCTGGACCGCTCCCACTTACATCTGCTCTACCGAACACCCCTGACAAGCACCTGGGATGACATCAGCACTCAGGTGGCACTGGAATTCACCCACCTGTACGCACGCTTCCAGGTCACACACTTCTCCTGGTCAGTGTCCCCTGGCTTCCGCAGAACGCCTCTACCCTTCCTTTGTATGACCACACCTCAACTCTAG